TCACATCTGTGCTCCAGACCCCAGACTACCCATGAACATTACAACTGTGCACCAGACCCCAGACTACCCATGAACATCACATCTGTGCTCCAGACCCCAGACTACCCATGAACATCACATCTGTGCTCCAGACCCCAGACTACCCATGAACATCACATCTGTGCTCCAGACCCCAGACTACCCATGAACATCACATCTGTGCTCCAGACCCCAGACTACCCATGAACATCACATCTGTGCTCCAGACCCCAGACTACCCATGAACATCACATCTGTGCTCCAGACCCCAGACTACCCATGAACATCACATCCGTGCTCCAGACCCCAGACTACCCATAAACATCACAACTGAGCTCCAGACCCCAGACTACCCATGAACATCACAACTGAGCTCCAGACCCCAGACTACCCATGAACATCACAACTGAGCTCCAGACCCCAGACTACCCATGAACATCACATCTGTGCTCCAGACACCAGACTACCCATGAACATTACAACTGTGCACCAGACCCCAGACTACCCATGAACATCACAACTGAGCTCCAGACCCCAGACTACCCATGAACATTACAACTGAGCTCCAGACCCCAGACTACCCATGAACATTACAACTGTGCTCCAGACCCCAGACTACCCATGAACATCACAACTGTGCTCCAGACCCCAGACTACCAATTAATAATACCACAGGAAATCTACTAATTTCTTAAAATTGAGAAGGAAAACTTAGTTTTATGGACCTGGGAATCTGAAGCACTTGAAAGCAAGTATTGAGTGGTTCATGGAAACAGTGATGTAGCGAATGGAGCAGGCCTACATCATCATTGGTGGGAGCAGCAGTTAAAAAAAGTTGGAATGAGGTAATGACAGAGCTACAGGATGATGAAGAAGCATAGGATGAAACATTATCATCAGAGGATGTGCTGAACCAAACGCAAGAAGTGAGAATGACTGCACAAAATGGTGTCGGTAATGGGGAGTGGATGATTTGATAAGAATATAAAACTATAACAAGGAAAATGCAAGTTAAAGCAAAATGTGATGCGAAAGATGAAAATAAACAGCATCACTAACTAAGGAGAACGGAAGAACATCCTAGTCCAAAAATACAATGAACGAAAATTTAAAAATGGAGTTACTAGAATTCAACATTTTAGaggaaaaggaaaataaaaagagATTTGAAAGAGCTCTGGAAttacaaaattttaaaataaaatcaccatcccaaAGTCCTTCACCGAGCATTGGGTGGATTGTAGTTTGGATGTTTTTGAAGCCAATGTTACTGCTCTGCTTCCATAATCAGGATTGTACAAGCGTTGAAAACACCAGAAAAGATTATATTAAAAAAGTCAATGCAGATGATAGATCAAGTCAACCTGCAGATGACAAAGGGGCAGAAAATGGTAGTCTCCTTAGATAATAAGAACAAAGAGGTCAAGGAAAgtaatggtggtggtggtggtgatgatgatataATGAAAGTAAAATGTCTCACATTGAGGCCAATAATGAATCCCGTAACAGTGATGTTGAAACAAACTCCAAACCAAGCTAGCTAACATTTAGAATTGCAAAAATATGTGATACACATTGGCAGGGAAAGAAAACTTCTGAATGAAGTGGCATATCGCTCACGTTTTCTGTGAAGCATTTCACAATATGACGATATAGCAGATTTGGAAAAAGTCTTAGGGGATAATTTTAAACTAACCCACCCtgtgggaaactgatgggattggatCAGCCACCCTTTTTACAACCcgtccgattttactttccattgaagtcaacaaaAAGTAAAATCTGGCAGGGTGTGAAATAGGTGGCCAATCCGATCCTGTTAGTTTCCCAttgggcgagttaggttaaaattactcccatacTTTCAACATTGACTATCAATGCAACCATCTATAATATGGTTATGGAGAACAAGGGCCTTGTTCATGGGTGACATTCTGGAGGGTAATGGGTGACATTCTGGAGGATAATGTGAAGAGGGGCAATGATTGTTAATCTGTTAGCAGAGTCCAGTGGCTGGTGGtatgtgggtgagtgtgatgGGATAGAGGTAGTTGAGGTTAGTCCCAAATAGGTGGATTGAACGGGAAGAATAGCAAGAGAGGATGGAGCAGTTGGGGTTATTGCTCTTGAGTCAGCAATTGGTGTTTAAACCCCTCCATGGTCCTACCCCACACTGTCTTTAACCTCCTTCAATCctacaaccacccccccccatcccaattCTCCATTCCACTGAACCCACCGTCTTGCGCATCTCCCATgtctttcaccccaccattagcaGCTATGCTGTCAGCCACCTAGATTGCacacactggaattccctccctttacCCTTCTGCTTCTctaccctcctctcctcctttaagaccctccttaaaacccatccgtCTGatgcctcctaatatctccttctttggctcagtgtccatttttccttacacctctgtgaagaaccttgggatgcttttctatgttaaaggaggTAGATAAATGAAAGCTGGTGTTGGAACAGCCTTATAATCTGTGAGAAAGGCCTCCAGAGATCCAACATATTattgatcattttttaaaatgaggtTGAAATATGCACCCTTCGAATTTCCAGCTTTATTAAACACCTCACAATGTTGCACATGTACAGAAAGAAGTTACTAAAGTGACAGAGTAAAGTTCAATTAGAAATAAGCAGTATAGATGATGATTGAGGATGGAGTGGGATAGCACTCTATCATTTTCACTTTGGGGTTTCAAGTTAAGTCCATCCTAGACAAAAGAACTCTCTCTAATGACTGTGAAGTTTCTAAGTGAAACTAGCTCAGACAGTTTGAATTCAGTTCCAAATTGACATACAGCCACAGCATGAAATGTTCGTAATCTGTTATGGATTGCTTTAAATTGCTAGGCTCACTGAGAAAAAGAATTGCTGGTGTAGGAAAGGCAAAAGTTACACAGCTGCTGTTAAAGAATATTTTTGGATTAGTACAGAGGAAGCTTGGATCTGCAACTAACCCCACTATACCTGAATATTTGATACTGAGAATGGAAAAAGTGCTCGCTGCTCCAACAGTGATATTCCTCAACTTTATAAGCATCAAattttacaaaagaaattaaccAGAAATAAACAAGCATTAAAGAATGTGGGTTTAATAAGTCGCATTACAAATATCGAGACGAGGCATCACAAATATAAAGGAAGTAAATATGCTTTTAGGAGTCCATTGCAAAATGGTGGAATTTAAATaaactttaaaatgttttaatttttttaatgctaaaATCAGTATTAACTGATGAACTGAATGATACTAGAAGAGTTGGTTAGTGCTACAGGATAGAATCCATTATACCAGAAGAACTGAAGCTAGGGGAAAGGTTCCCTACACATTTTCTATAGCCAGAGACCTtctggctctctctcctctctcacattgTAATCCTAATCAAATTCTCTGCCCTCTGTTCAATGAATCctctttttattttatctgtacaCAGTTTCCAATTTATCAATTGCAAATTCGACTGACAGAGTTAGTCCTCAGAAGAAATTAAAGGTACCTATAATTGGGCGTTTGCCCCCAATTGCCTATTTGTGATATATACATATTTCATATTGAAAATAATAAAGTAACATTTAAAATAATACAAGTTCACACTTTTAAGAATATCTCAAGCATCCTATAAAAAGAATGCAATGATAAAATGTCCTTCAGTGATGCCTGTGGTAGATTTATGCCAAaattaaaatacatttaaaaagtcGTGAGCTCATTTTTGTATCTATCCCCGCATCATTGCAGTGTTAGTCATTAAAATACACATCACGCTTGTTATGGGattaagctttttttttgcatttggaTAGCTCGGAAGAAATTGTGTACATTAAGGGttaaattatcacattgctgtgatgGGCATGTCAGTAGCTATAAACATACAGACCTGAATAGTTTGGCTCTGGTACACTTTGATAACATGAAAGTTGAAACTGTAAATGCCTTTTCTTGGGGCTACAAAGACTGACTCCAGGGTAAAGTAATTACCCACATTCACCAAGATctgcaaaagagagagagagaactcgatCACTCCACGCTGTCAGCCTGGAGGGAAAATACTGCGTTTCATAGCTACTGGGAGATCACGTGTTAATTCAACATATAATTATTTCCCAAGCTAGTGCTATTTTAAAATgaccaaatggaaaaaaaaatcatagactTTCCACCCCAGCATTTGTCCTGTTGGATATTGGCACCTGGTACAGATAATACTTGTATGGATTCAATATTAAGTTGGCATGAAAGAGTTAATATATTTCTGATCAATCGATATTCCTCCAAACCTACACTGCGAGTGATATTAATAAAGACACAAGCTACAGTCACTGGCAGGTGCTGAATAATGATGTCTAGCACACTGATGCAGCTGATTGCCtgaaaaaaaacatgaaaagttTAGTAAATTTAAATAATTCACCGCTTTGTGGAAAAATAATCTTTTCTTTTAACCAACGTGATTCAAAATGCTGATTGCTTGTAATTGCAATATATTCTCTCTGTTCCATAAACTGACAACATGCAAATTTCACTGACGTTTTCATTTTAAAGCGCTGGGTTCAAAAATCACTCCCCTGGCTCTGATAATTAAATTCTTGCATTTCCTCATCCATTATCCATTCAGAACGAATCACCGCAGTAATTAGGCCAAACTGATTTTAAAGAGTGAGTGAAGTTATTAATGCAATGTGTGTTTGTGATTCCCTATGaggcttatatatatatatatatatataagaaatGCACATCTACTTAAGGCTTGTGAAGTAGACCCCATAACCTGAAACCAGAATCAAAAGCCACTTCTCTCCTGTAACTTTATTTATCTATTAAAATACAAATCCCGCACGGGCAGTTTTAAACTCGAGACTGCGCAACATTATGAAGCTGAGTCCATGGCTGTAATATCTCTCACTTACTAGAATATTAAAGTGCAGATAATGTACCAtttgaatgaattgttttataTTTAGCTTTTTTTATTATTGACAGCCAGCGGCAATGCGTCCTTTCCTATTTACTTAGTAATGATTATGTAATTACATATTCTGAGCGCATCCATTCCTATTTTCTCATTTAAAATTATCTCTTATTTAATCTAACACCGTTTCATCGTGATGTCTATCGCTACATTCCAGTGTATTTAATATCAGCAATACCAGGCAGTTCCATATAATCGAGTCTCTCTCCATTAAACACTTGTTGCATCTTTCGCCCGCGTAACCCAGTCTTAATCAACCTTTTTTATACTGGCTCTATTTACAGATAGACGTATGAATTACCCATTAAATATTTAACCCTTTGTACAATGTCACTGCATCTCTAGCTTTAAACAAGCGAACTCCTAAACCACCTTCACTGTTTTAATGATATAACGTTTAATACTGAATCACACCTATCCATCTTTCAACACCAGCCCTTTACATGCACGCTGTCTTCTGAAGTGAAatctcctgtttgtgtgtgttatATTTTTAAATCCTCCCAAATTACCTGATCAAAGTAAATGATCCGAGTTTTGTTGCTCATCTCGGATGGCTCGTGGTTGGTGCTCCTGACGGCAGAGAAAGCCACCTTGGAGTTAGCGGCTCGGACAGAGATCCCAAGCGGGGAGGAGGACGATCCCTTGGAGTCGCCGGTCGGATTGGAGTCGCACACCACCAGGCACTTCCCTTCCAGAACGATGGGCTCCGTGTCATTCTGTGTCAGCACCGGCACCGTGGAGAGCGCCAGTCCGGCCACAGCCATCAGTACCATGGACAGCACCATTCTCAACAGCACCCACCAAGAGCACACGGCGACACTGGCCAACCAAGATCTCCAAACAAGCCCCAGATCTCCGTCCAGCCGAACTTCTGTACCACCCCTCCttcttttcttcttcttcttcttcttcctggATTTCTGCTGCACGAGCGAAAGCAGCTCTTCTTAACCTGTTCTACGTCTGGATATCCCAACACGAGTTAGCAGAAGCCCCTCCAGAAAACATTGCATTGCACCTTAAAGTCCTCCCGTCTTCTTGTCTTCTTGTAGATCTCTCTTCTCGGAGTAAAAAGCAAACCCTTCTTGATCTAGAAGTCCCGTTGTGAATTATTGATGGGAAAGACCATAGCCAAACAAAACATTATTTGACGCTGCCATGACTTTCTATATCAGTTCATTTCCCCCTGTCCGATTTGGGCGGGATGCAACGCGAGATATCGATTCCCGAGGTTTACTACTGATTCTGCCTGCCAAATGCCGAGCTCTCTGTCTGATCTAAGTGCCAGGGTGGTTGCAGTTTGGAGTCGGTGTAATCGCGAATCCCTCAGGTCTTATGTCACAAACCTACTCCACTTTCAAAGACTGGGAAGAGTTGCGCTAATGAATGCTCTTCATCGCCTTGTTAAAAATTCTGTCTGAATGTAAATGATCCTTTCCAGTAAGACGTCAGGGTAAAGAAATAAGAGACACAAGCAAGTAACAATAAGTGGAACACGGTTAAAGATGTAATAGATAAGCAATGATCATATTAAAATTACTCAGTAACCCTCACAATACTTTATACCCAGAGATGGCTAACAGTTTGTTACTCCCATTTTTGCTCTACCTACGTTTCTCTTTATCTAATCTTTTTTTATTCACGAATGAATCTGCTTTTGGCCAGCAAAATTTTGATGGTTGCAAAAATCATGCAATATCAACTTAACAACTGGAAATACTCCTAAGGATTATTTTTGTCTATAAATGGTTAGAAAGTTCAGCTGCAACTCGTGAATAATACTCAGTGTACGGTACTTGCATTTGTTTCAAGGATAGGAAATTTTAAGCAAGTGTGTGTTTTAAAGAAACATTAATCTGATCGTTCATCTACAGTAAAATGTCACCCCTGATGAGGCTCAATACTGCTTTAAATCGGACTCCCTGTTTAATTTTCAATGGCGCCGCCTTGTGGCAGCTAACGTTATTGATTCATTCGCGTCAGAAATATCCAATAAATTACTCAATGCTCTATCAATATTAACTATATAAGTATTTGAGGGATTATAGTGGAAAATCATTGTTCAGAAGGTTGCAAAAGTGATTCGGAGAGTGTGTTATAATACTCAAACCCGAAGCCTGAGGATAATATTATGCACTTGATGCCACTTCTGTAACTTAACTGTGGAACCAAATAGCTTCAAAATGTTCCAGTCAACATTTCATTTACTGCACCATTCAACCAAAGTGTACTTTGAAAACCAGAAATATTTCCTCGTGTTTTGCCGAGTTTGTTGTTCCCTGAGATTCATCATTGAAGACCATTAGGAAcataggcacataggaacaggagcaggccattcaagtagatcagggttgatctgtacctcagttccattaacctttgctccatattgttTGATACCTTACCTTCAAAAatgtattgatctcagtcttcaattgACCTAGCAGCCACTACCTGGTGTGAGatatccagatttctactaccctttgtgtgaaaaagtgcttcatgatttcactcctaaataagATCATGCCGTCCTGTTCTGGattcccacaccagaggaaatattttttctgtatctaccctatcaaattcttcaccatttaaaaaaaaactcgattagatcacccctcaacctttatAACTCAtggaaatacaaaccaagtttatgcgacCTGTTATCATACTCtgttatcattctgatgaatctgcactgtaccactTCCAAgatcaatatatctttcctgaggttcagtgcccagaaatgaatgcagtacttcagacggggtctgatcaaggctctatacaattgaagcatcacttccacACTTTCATATTCCAacttccttgagataaaggccaacattccattagcctttttgattatttttttacttgcacactagcttttagtgatgttttACATGGACAACtacatccctttgctcctccacagctcctagtctctcacctttaagaatatattccaatttgtctttctcagatccaaagtggatgacctcacacttcccccacattgaactccatctgccaaagttttgcccaGTTTTGCTCACTTAGTCTGTCGATGTCCCTTTGTaagtttctgctcccatctacacaacttactatgcTTCCTAACTtagtgacatctgcaaacttgaatataccctattccttcatccaagtcattaatatatgtggtGGAAAGTTGAGGCCTCAGTACAGTATCACATATCACATCCTAAAAATTTGAGAACATTCCcctcatccctactctctgtcactcaTTGATATTAAGTGCCCAGTTACTTTTTTCCCTTTAATTTTCTGGGTCAAGTAATTGTCAGCAAGGTTGGGAATGTCCATAATGGAAACATCATATTTTTCCATATATGCACCAAGTCAGCACAGACTATTCACAGTtatcttgggctcgattttcgcgtcgggttacctgcgggtttccagcgggggggccccgaaaatcccgatatccggtcacgtgaccggatcgcgccgaaatcccgcccacttccgggtaccgcgctgacgtgcggggctgcgcgcgcaagccccgctggtgggaatcccgcaggcaattaaagccagcggggttccacttgagagcacttaccttgctcgttgtggtcagttaatgagctgaagcagctgtcaaaagaggaagtgtgggattttaggttcaaggctgtgagtttcccacactgggggaaacagtctctctccaaccaggcgtgttgcagccagcagcctgtggcagctgccaaggtgcactccacgggggagagccctcacccacgcaggaggccaccgcgtcacatagggcaacccctgccctccaccaccccccgccaagccagaggacagaccgacacaaagccgcagccctagtgcgaggaaccacccacctaccctgcacaacccctcagaccaacacctgccagatgggtggtgcgtggacacccttggaggacgaacagcatgaccagccccagcagcctcgcagtccacgccgtccgccgcagagacgtggagccccccaacacggtgttgttgcacgcccaccagcacagcaggagggagggctaccgcagggagagacgcatcgcagagggcactaccctcgccgcagggtccatagactgaggcgcagctccccggacctctccgagcagcagtgcacagggaggcgcagattcgctcgacatgtagtcgtggagatctgcaggctctttcatgccgagctgctcctggctggccccagcaccaactgcttacctgtcgctgtcaaagtcaccactgccctccacaacttctcctccgcatccttccagggtgcagc
The window above is part of the Heptranchias perlo isolate sHepPer1 chromosome 19, sHepPer1.hap1, whole genome shotgun sequence genome. Proteins encoded here:
- the cbln4 gene encoding cerebellin-4 produces the protein MVLSMVLMAVAGLALSTVPVLTQNDTEPIVLEGKCLVVCDSNPTGDSKGSSSSPLGISVRAANSKVAFSAVRSTNHEPSEMSNKTRIIYFDQILVNVGNYFTLESVFVAPRKGIYSFNFHVIKVYQSQTIQVNLMLNGKPVISAFAGDKDVTREAATNGVLLYLDKEDKAYLKLEKGNLVGGWQYSTFSGFLVFPL